One genomic window of Brienomyrus brachyistius isolate T26 chromosome 16, BBRACH_0.4, whole genome shotgun sequence includes the following:
- the LOC125709404 gene encoding collagen alpha-3(VI) chain, translating to MERHWCFSLCAFMGLAFCGLILNVKAQSAQESADLVFLIDGSESVGVTNFLRIRTLALNVIERLLVGKDAIRVAVVQYSNNPQTEFELNRYESRAEIQHAVKGLSFLGGAEANLGAALENVAESLLGSEAGGRAEEGVPQALVVISAGPSSDDTKKGIRALKQANVFTFSVGIGSVDLTELEAIATDKSFVAASDITSAAQLRDVILSFVNGVAQRTIVLETDITEALAVGKRDIIFLIDGSQNMGGTQFIAIRQFIMRFVDSMPIGRDQVQVGVAQFTTSPKAEIHLNAYGTKEALSNAVNRTRLRGGTPEVNLGAALNFVRTQMLRPDAGSRIQEGVPQLLLVLSAKKSSDDVTQPVQDLQQMGVLIMAVGSKAADEQELKAISINENLVFIVKDFRQLLRNPKFIVAPLSTLSGVVVTEVPTETVTEITTVQTQRVVRDIVFLVDGSNYVGNTNLQFVREFITSVVNHLDVRPDRVQIALMQFAGDQRTEFYLNTHSNKQDVLNGIAQLRLMGGSRLNTGAAMEYALQNHFQPSAGSRRRQGVQQVLVLITGGEAQDAVKQVADKLALAGVLTFAVGAGPVDQAFLQTVAFVPDLAYYRSSFPSLPNVVTEIMKPLITVVGDTKTEEGEERDVAFLIDGSDAVASDFPHIKDFILKVIEPLHVGINKVRISVVQYSENPKLSFYLNTYPTKEEVISAINGLTLAGGRSLNTGEALSFMKDIVFSSEYGSRISENVPQFLIVLTGGRSQDNVRDPAIALKTKGVVPFGVGVKNADRRQIEAISHNPTFAFNVKDFSQLNTVHQRLGSYVSLPKESLAAVLQQAYVEDVKKDVVFLVDGSDGTRNGFSAVQDFVQTVVEKLNVEGDKDRVSVVQYSQEPEVNFYLNTFPTKGDVLDAIRNLRHKGGRAVNTGAALQFVRDNIFTASSGSRRLEGVPQILILLSGGRSEDDIRGPVRNMKEMGIFLLSIGTRNADTLELQTISHDPKYTVSLIDFDTLPAVQQEIIFWINEASHHIPKPTSKVIESARKDVVFLLDGSDNTRNTFEGIRRFVQRIVENLNVDDGSDQVAVVQYSKDAEINFDLKSFSSKNELLNSLKSIVHKGGRDVKMGAALEYVRESVFSASSGSRHADGVPQMLLVLSGGRSSDDIRHPAQALRESKIKVFGIGMRKADVLELQTVASTPGFAFSVSDAESLENIQPKVSSLLNDPQERLPTAPTLLGSRLERDIVFLIDGSDDSRNRYNAIRTFMMNIIGKLDVDQKQDQVAVVQYSNTAATEFYLNTHATKESILNAVRSLKPKGGRPQYTGTALQFVKDRMFLPSAGSRRSEGAQQILVLVVSGRSRDSPRGPAEALKSSGVVTFALGSGMTDPIELQSISFQPDYAYFLSDFNKLPEIEQNIEAKFARSKLLEEKVFIEGDERIKRDIVFLLDGSDNNRNGFTAMRTFVRNVVESLNVEENKDRVALVQFSNVAVANFYLNSFFKKENVLRSIQGLSQRGGRAQHVGAALQFIKDNIFTTPSGSRRLEGVPQMLILLSAGKSTDNVDAAAAALKELGVFTFGIGSKNADTRELQKISYEARYAQSVSDFNELPRIQEKLLSSLDAVVTSVSTEGPTVIVDRGVTGKDVVLLLDGSDGTRNGFPAMRDFVQRVVDKLKLEEKQDRVSVVQYSGDPTAHFYLNTYQRKGDILDAVRNLRHKGGRAVNTGAALQFIRDNILTAPSGSRRLEGVPQILILLSGAKTTDNVDAPAAALKELGVLTFGIGSRNADSQELQKISYEPRYAQSVSDFNELPRMQEQLLSSVDAVVTSVSTEGPTVIVDRGVTGKDVVFLLDGSDGTRNGFPAMRDFVQRVVDKLKLEEKQDRVSVVQYSGDPTAHFYLNTYQRKGDILDAVRNLRHKGGRAVNTGAALQFIRDNILTAPSGSRRLEGVPQILILLSGAKSTDNVDAPAAALKELGVLTFGIGSRNADSRELQKISYEPRYAQSVSDFNELPRMQEQLLSSVDAVVTSISTEGPTGVHAFFEISSSFQQA from the exons ATGGAGAGACATTGGTGTTTCTCGCTGTGCGCCTTCATGGGCCTGGCATTCTGCGGCTTGATCTTGAATGTCAAGGCTCAGAGTG CTCAAGAGTCGGCTGACCTTGTATTCTTAATTGATGGATCGGAGAGTGTTGGAGTCACCAACTTCCTTCGCATCCGCACTCTGGCTCTGAATGTCATTGAGAGGCTTTTGGTGGGAAAAGACGCGATCCGAGTCGCTGTGGTTCAGTATAGCAACAACCCCCAAACTGAGTTCGAGCTAAATAGATATGAAAGTAGGGCTGAGATTCAACATGCTGTTAAGGGCCTTAGCTTCCTAGGTGGAGCAGAGGCTAATTTGGGGGCAGCTCTGGAGAATGTCGCAGAAAGTTTACTTGGCTCGGAAGCAGGCGGCCGGGCTGAGGAGGGGGTGCCGCAGGCATTGGTTGTTATCAGCGCTGGGCCTTCCAGTGATGACACGAAGAAAGGCATCAGGGCTCTCAAGCAAGCCAATGTGTTTACGTTCAGCGTCGGGATCGGCAGTGTCGATCTTACGGAACTGGAGGCCATAGCGACGGATAAGAGCTTTGTGGCAGCGTCCGATATCACTTCTGCGGCCCAGCTGAGGGACGTGATTCTGTCGTTTGTTAACGGGGTGGCTCAGCGTACCATTGTTTTAGAAACTGATATAACTGAAG CCCTGGCTGTTGGGAAGAGGGACATAATTTTCCTCATAGATGGGAGTCAAAATATGGGTGGCACGCAATTTATTGCGATCCGCCAGTTCATCATGAGGTTTGTCGATTCCATGCCTATTGGCCGAGACCAAGTGCAAGTGGGTGTGGCCCAGTTCACCACCAGCCCTAAGGCAGAAATACATCTGAACGCATATGGCACGAAGGAGGCCCTCAGTAATGCTGTGAACAGGACTCGGCTGAGAGGAGGGACACCGGAAGTCAATCTAGGAGCAGCCTTGAACTTTGTAAGGACCCAGATGCTAAGACCAGACGCCGGGAGTCGCATCCAGGAAGGAGTGCCTCAGCTACTGCTGGTGCTGTCTGCCAAGAAATCCAGCGACGATGTTACCCAGCCAGTCCAAGACCTCCAGCAAATGGGTGTCCTGATCATGGCTGTGGGCTCCAAAGCGGCAGATGAACAGGAGCTGAAGGCGATTTCCATCAATGAGAATTTAGTCTTCATAGTGAAGGATTTTCGGCAGTTGCTTCGCAATCCAAAATTTATCGTTGCTCCCCTGTCAACGTTATCTGGAGTTGTTGTGACAGAAGTGCCTACAGAAACAG TCACTGAAATAACCACAGTGCAGACCCAGCGAGTTGTCAGGGATATCGTATTTCTTGTGGACGGCTCCAACTATGTTGGCAATACCAACCTGCAATTTGTGCGTGAGTTCATCACAAGTGTGGTCAACCATCTCGACGTCCGGCCTGACAGGGTGCAAATAGCCCTGATGCAGTTTGCAGGGGACCAGCGCACAGAGTTCTACCTGAACACCCACTCTAATAAGCAGGATGTCCTGAATGGAATTGCCCAGCTACGTCTGATGGGCGGATCGCGGCTAAACACAGGAGCAGCAATGGAATATGCTTTGCAAAACCACTTCCAGCCCTCAGCCGGATCCAGGAGGAGACAAGGTGTCCAGCAGGTGCTTGTACTAAtcactggaggagaagctcAAGATGCAGTAAAACAGGTTGCTGACAAATTAGCCCTGGCTGGAGTTCTGACCTTCGCTGTTGGTGCAGGCCCAGTGGATCAAGCTTTTCTTCAGACAGTCGCCTTTGTTCCTGACCTGGCATACTATCGGAGCAGTTTTCCTAGTCTGCCAAATGTTGTTACAGagatcatgaaacctttgataACAGTAGTGGGGGACACAAAAACCGAGGAAG GAGAAGAGAGGGATGTTGCCTTCCTGATTGATGGATCGGATGCTGTTGCAAGTGATTTTCCCCATATTAAGGACTTCATTTTGAAAGTTATCGAACCTCTACATGTTGGAATTAACAAGGTCCGGATTTCTGTGGTCCAGTATAGTGAAAACCCCAAATTGAGCTTTTACTTGAATACATATCCCACAAAAGAGGAAGTCATTAGTGCAATCAATGGGCTAACACTGGCTGGAGGCCGAAGTTTGAACACTGGGGAAGCCTTGTCTTTTATGAAGGACATAGTATTCTCATCTGAATATGGCAGCAGAATTTCAGAAAATGTTCCTCAGTTTTTGATAGTTCTAACTGGTGGGAGGTCACAGGATAATGTGAGAGACCCAGCTATAGCCCTAAAGACAAAAGGGGTTGTGCCTTTTGGAGTTGGTGTGAAGAACGCAGATCGGCGTCAGATAGAAGCTATCTCCCACAACCCGACATTTGCATTCAATGTGAAGGACTTCAGCCAACTGAACACAGTTCATCAGCGACTTGGAAGTTATGTCAGCCTTCCCAAAGAAAGTCTAGCAGCTGTTCTTCAACAAG CCTATGTGGAAGATGTTAAAAAAGATGTTGTTTTCCTGGTGGATGGGTCTGATGGGACCAGAAACGGATTTTCAGCTGTACAGGACTTTGTTCAGACAGTTGTGGAAAAACTCAATGTGGAGGGAGACAAAGATAGAGTTTCTGTGGTTCAGTACAGCCAAGAACCAGAGGTTAATTTCTATTTGAACACATTCCCAACAAAAGGAGATGTTCTTGATGCTATCAGAAATCTGAGACACAAGGGAGGACGAGCCGTGAACACTGGAGCGGCTCTCCAGTTTGTTAGGGACAACATCTTTACTGCTTCTTCTGGCAGCAGGCGCCTGGAGGGTGTTCCTCAGATATTGATTCTGTTGAGTGGTGGAAGGTCAGAAGATGACATTAGAGGTCCGGTAAGAAATATGAAGGAAATGGgaatttttttgttaagtattggcacaagaaatgctgacacactggAGTTGCAAACAATATCCCACGATCCGAAATATACAGTTTCTCTTATTGATTTTGATACCCTTCCTGCTGTTCAACAAGAGATTATATTTTGGATAAATGAAGCTTCTCATCATATACCAAAACCAACAAGTAAAGTTATTG AATCGGCAAGAAAGGATGTGGTCTTTCTTCTTGATGGATCTGATAATACTAGAAATACATTTGAGGGAATCCGTAGATTTGTTCAAAGAATAGTGGAGAACCTTAATGTGGATGATGGTAGCGATCAAGTTGCAGTTGTCCAGTACAGCAAAGATGCTGAAATCAATTTCGACCTCAAGTCATTTTCATCTAAAAATGAATTGCTGAATTCATTAAAGTCCATTGTACACAAGGGTGGACGAGATGTGAAAATGGGAGCAGCTCTTGAATATGTTAGGGAAAGTGTCTTCTCTGCCTCTTCTGGTAGCAGACATGCAGACGGTGTTCCTCAGATGTTGTTGGTCCTCAGTGGAGGCCGCTCCAGTGATGATATCAGGCATCCAGCACAAGCACTCCGAGAGAGTAAAATCAAGGTCTTTGGTATTGGAATGAGAAAGGCTGACGTGCTGGAGTTACAGACTGTAGCTTCCACACCGGgttttgctttttctgtgtctgATGCTGAGAGTCTTGAAAATATCCAACCAAAAGTATCCTCACTCTTAAATGATCCGCAAGAAAGGCTACCCACAGCACCAACCCTCTTAG GCTCCAGGTTGGAAAGGGACATTGTGTTCCTTATTGATGGATCAGATGACTCTAGAAATAGATATAATGCAATACGTACATTTATGATGAATATAATTGGAAAACTGGATGTGGACCAGAAGCAAGATCAAGTTGCTGTTGTCCAGTACAGTAACACTGCAGCCACTGAATTCTACCTAAATACTCACGCAACTAAAGAGTCTATACTCAATGCTGTCAGATCCCTCAAACCCAAGGGTGGGAGACCTCAGTACACTGGAACAGCGCTCCAGTTTGTTAAGGACAGGATGTTTCtcccatcggctgggagccgaCGTTCTGAAGGTGCACAGCAGATCCTAGTGTTGGTGGTTAGTGGTAGATCACGTGACTCTCCCAGAGGACCTGCAGAAGCACTGAAGAGCTCAGGCGTGGTGACGTTTGCTCTTGGGTCTGGAATGACTGATCCCATTGAACTGCAGAGCATCTCATTCCAACCTGACTATGCGTATTTCTTATCTGATTTCAACAAACTGCCAGAAATTGAGCAAAATATAGAAGCAAAATTTGCTCGGTCAAAATTATTGGAAGAGAAAGTGTTCATAG AGGGAGATGAAAGAATAAAAAGggatattgtttttcttttggatgGCTCTGATAATAACAGAAATGGATTTACAGCAATGCGTACCTTTGTTCGTAATGTTGTAGAGAGTCTCAATGTGGAGGAAAATAAAGACAGAGTGGCTCTAGTCCAGTTTAGTAATGTTGCAGTGGCAAATTTTTATCTAAATTCATTCTTCAAAAAGGAAAATGTATTACGATCAATACAAGGACTTTCACAAAGAGGAGGAAGAGCTCAGCACGTTGGGGCGGCACTCCAGTTTATAAAGGACAACATATTTACTACCCCTTCTGGCAGCAGACGCCTGGAGGGGGTTCCACAGATGTTGATTCTGTTGAGTGCTGGAAAGTCCACTGACAATGTAGATGCAGCTGCTGCTGCCTTAAAAGAGCTGGGGGTCTTCACATTTGGAATTGGATCGAAAAATGCAGATACCAGAGAGCTGCAGAAAATATCCTACGAAGCTAGATATGCTCAATCTGTCTCAGACTTCAATGAGCTCCCAAGGATACAAGAAAAACTTCTGTCTTCTCTAGATGCAGTTGTAACTAGCGTATCAACAGAAGGACCAACAGTCATAG tggaccgtggcgttacaggaaaggatgttgtcttgctgctggatggttctgatggcactagaaatggattcccagcaatgcgagactttgttcaaagagtagtggataaactgaagctggaggaaaagcaagacagagTCTCAGTGGTCCAATATAGCGGAGACCCTACAGCTCATTTCTATTTGAACACATACCAAAGGAAAGGAGATATCCTTGATGCTGTTAGAAATCTGAGACACAAGGGAGGACGAGCCGTGAACACTGGAGCGGCTCTCCAGTTTATTAGAGACAACATCTTGACCGCTCCTTCTGGCAGCAGGCGCCTGGAGGGTGTTCCTCAGATTTTGATTCTGTTGAGCGGCGCAAAGACCACTGACAATGTAGATGCACCCGCTGCTGCTCTGAAAGAGCTTGGGGTCTTGACTTTTGGAATTGGAAGCAGGAATGCGGATAGCCAagaactgcagaaaatatcctatgaacctagatatgctcagtctgtctcagacttcaacgagctcccaaggatgcaagaacagcttctgtcttctgtagatgcggttgtaactagtgtatcaacagaaggaccaacagtcatag tggaccgtggcgttactggaaaggatgttgtcttcctgctggatggttctgatggcactagaaatggattcccagcaatgcgagactttgttcaaagagttgtggataaactgaagctggaggaaaagcaagacagagTCTCAGTGGTGCAATATAGCGGAGACCCTACAGCTCATTTCTATTTGAACACATACCAAAGGAAAGGAGATATCCTTGATGCTGTTAGAAATCTGAGACACAAGGGAGGACGAGCCGTGAACACTGGAGCGGCTCTCCAGTTTATTAGAGACAACATCTTGACCGCTCCTTCTGGCAGCAGGCGTCTGGAGGGTGTTCCTCAGATTTTGATTCTGTTGAGCGGCGCAAAGTCCACTGACAATGTAGATGCACCCGCTGCTGCTCTGAAAGAGCTTGGGGTCTTGACTTTTGGAATTGGAAGCAGGAACGCGGATAGCCGagaactgcagaaaatatcctatgaacctagatatgctcagtctgtctcagacttcaacgagctcccaaggatgcaagaacagcttctgtcttctgtagatgcggttgtaactagtatatcaacagaaggaccaacag GAGTGCATGCCTTCTTTGAAATCAGTAGCTCATTTCAGCAAGCATGA